In Deinococcus apachensis DSM 19763, one DNA window encodes the following:
- the xseA gene encoding exodeoxyribonuclease VII large subunit yields the protein MTGRKRKKSETVRPPEQFLDLADVLVYVGQVIARGMPGAVWVRAEVAALTDRRHLYLDLVQLEDGVEVAKCRGTVWARERYALEGKFRRATGGTLTAGLKVLLFCTPEFHPQYGFSLNVLDVAPEFTLGDAALRLEALRETLVQEGVYGRNRALTAPADFARVAVISPREAAGLGDFRRETDALEAAGVVEFLYLEATFQGREASASLTEAIADARAAHEQAPLDALVVIRGGGAVTDLAWLNDLEVARALATFPAPVVTGLGHARDDTLPDEVACIRTDTPSKAAGLIVRTVATAAAQAQEDARTIRARARDALVNADAGARWTLDRILGTVRRQADAARAETDALMRQALGLTPERTLARGYALVRDAAGTPVTRATQVELGQPLTLEFGDGTVGIRVTENGER from the coding sequence GTGACCGGACGCAAACGCAAGAAGAGCGAGACGGTGCGCCCCCCCGAGCAGTTCCTCGACCTGGCGGACGTGCTCGTGTACGTGGGACAGGTCATCGCACGCGGGATGCCGGGAGCCGTCTGGGTCCGGGCGGAAGTCGCCGCCCTCACCGACCGGCGCCACCTCTACCTCGACCTCGTGCAACTGGAGGACGGGGTGGAGGTCGCCAAGTGCCGCGGGACGGTCTGGGCGCGCGAGCGGTACGCGCTGGAGGGCAAGTTCCGCCGCGCGACGGGCGGGACGCTGACGGCGGGCCTCAAGGTGCTGCTGTTCTGCACGCCGGAGTTCCACCCCCAGTACGGCTTCTCCTTGAATGTACTCGACGTGGCACCCGAATTCACACTGGGCGACGCGGCCCTGCGGCTGGAGGCCCTGCGGGAGACGCTGGTGCAGGAGGGCGTGTACGGCCGCAACCGCGCGCTGACCGCCCCGGCCGACTTCGCCCGGGTGGCCGTGATCAGCCCCCGCGAGGCGGCGGGCCTGGGTGACTTCCGCCGCGAGACGGATGCCCTGGAGGCCGCCGGGGTGGTCGAGTTCCTGTACCTGGAGGCGACCTTCCAGGGACGCGAGGCCTCCGCGAGCCTGACAGAAGCCATCGCGGACGCCCGGGCGGCCCACGAGCAGGCGCCGCTGGACGCCCTCGTGGTGATCCGCGGCGGCGGCGCCGTGACCGACCTCGCCTGGCTGAACGACCTGGAGGTGGCCCGCGCCCTCGCCACCTTCCCCGCGCCCGTGGTCACCGGCCTGGGCCACGCCCGCGACGACACCCTCCCCGACGAGGTCGCGTGTATTCGGACGGACACGCCCAGCAAGGCCGCGGGCCTGATCGTCCGCACGGTCGCCACCGCCGCCGCCCAGGCGCAGGAGGATGCCCGCACCATCCGCGCCCGCGCCCGTGACGCCCTGGTGAACGCGGATGCGGGGGCCAGATGGACGCTCGACCGCATCCTTGGCACCGTCCGCCGTCAGGCGGACGCCGCCCGGGCAGAGACGGACGCGCTGATGCGTCAGGCACTGGGCCTCACCCCCGAGCGGACGCTGGCCCGCGGCTACGCGCTGGTCCGGGACGCGGCGGGCACCCCCGTCACCCGCGCCACTCAGGTCGAACTGGGACAGCCGCTCACGCTGGAATTCGGGGACGGCACCGTGGGCATTCGGGTGACGGAGAACGGCGAGCGTTGA